In one Streptomyces sp. NBC_01241 genomic region, the following are encoded:
- a CDS encoding D-alanyl-D-alanine carboxypeptidase family protein: MPALKKISLTITSAALLSTFVVSPASAVDKDTSDNQPKPPAVMSRVGGELLGRTGTQVELGPGAPVLPEKLTGRSWIVADAENGQVLASHNAHWRLPPASTLKMLFADTVLPALQPKTRTYTVQDEDLADLGEGSSLVGVKEHLSYTVHDLWLGVFLRSGNDAVHVLSAMYGGVPKTVADMQAHAEELQALDTTVVSPDGYDAPDQVSSAYDLTLFARSGLQKADFREYCATAEAQFPGAEKKNGKRQSFGIQNTNRLLTGADGVDPYRGIAGVKNGYTTHAGNTFTGVAERDGKVLLVTVMNPSSKERHAVYKEAADLLDWGFDASGKVTPVGELVPPRSASTGTDTGTDTGTGKGPAANGKSGGGSGSSPAAKAAAATGGGGGGIGIALGIAGGVLVLLAGAVFLVNRRWPLPDLVRRLPRR; encoded by the coding sequence GTGCCCGCTCTGAAAAAGATCTCTTTGACGATCACCTCTGCCGCCTTGTTGTCCACTTTTGTCGTCAGCCCGGCGTCGGCGGTCGACAAGGACACCTCCGACAACCAGCCGAAACCGCCCGCCGTCATGTCCCGGGTCGGTGGCGAACTACTGGGCCGGACCGGCACGCAGGTAGAGCTGGGCCCCGGCGCCCCGGTACTGCCCGAGAAGCTCACGGGCAGATCCTGGATCGTCGCGGACGCGGAGAACGGCCAGGTGCTCGCCTCGCACAACGCGCACTGGCGGCTGCCTCCCGCCTCCACCCTGAAGATGCTCTTCGCGGACACCGTGTTGCCCGCGCTGCAGCCGAAGACCCGGACGTACACGGTGCAGGACGAGGACCTCGCGGATCTCGGCGAGGGCAGCAGCCTGGTCGGCGTCAAGGAGCACCTCAGCTACACGGTCCACGACCTGTGGCTCGGGGTGTTCCTGCGTTCGGGCAATGACGCCGTGCACGTGCTGTCCGCGATGTACGGCGGCGTCCCGAAGACCGTCGCCGACATGCAGGCGCACGCGGAGGAGTTGCAGGCGCTCGACACGACGGTGGTGTCGCCCGACGGGTACGACGCGCCCGACCAGGTCTCCAGCGCGTACGACCTGACGCTGTTCGCCCGCAGCGGCCTGCAGAAGGCGGACTTCCGGGAGTACTGTGCGACGGCCGAGGCGCAGTTCCCCGGCGCGGAGAAGAAGAACGGGAAGCGCCAGAGCTTCGGGATCCAGAACACCAACCGGCTGCTCACCGGTGCGGACGGCGTCGACCCGTACAGGGGCATCGCGGGCGTCAAGAACGGCTACACCACCCACGCGGGCAACACCTTCACGGGCGTCGCCGAACGCGACGGCAAGGTGCTGCTCGTCACCGTCATGAACCCCTCTTCCAAAGAGCGGCACGCCGTCTACAAGGAGGCTGCCGACCTCCTCGACTGGGGCTTCGACGCGAGCGGCAAGGTGACCCCGGTGGGCGAGCTGGTGCCGCCGAGGTCCGCCAGTACCGGGACGGACACCGGGACGGACACCGGGACGGGGAAGGGCCCGGCGGCGAACGGGAAGAGCGGTGGCGGCAGCGGATCCTCGCCGGCCGCCAAGGCCGCCGCCGCGACCGGCGGGGGCGGCGGTGGCATCGGGATCGCGCTCGGGATCGCCGGAGGCGTCCTGGTGCTGCTGGCCGGCGCGGTGTTCCTGGTCAACCGGCGCTGGCCGCTGCCGGACCTGGTGCGTCGCCTCCCTCGTCGCTGA
- a CDS encoding SCO4848 family membrane protein produces the protein MKLSRPVSWFLLAFGVWSWFIWVTFVKNLWKDGSGLAFDDAGDPTAYFWVHLLLAITSFLLGTVIGVIGFRGVRALRRERA, from the coding sequence ATGAAGCTCAGCCGCCCGGTCTCCTGGTTCCTGCTCGCGTTCGGGGTGTGGAGCTGGTTCATCTGGGTCACCTTCGTCAAGAACCTCTGGAAGGACGGCAGCGGACTCGCCTTCGACGACGCGGGTGACCCGACTGCGTACTTCTGGGTGCATCTGCTGCTCGCCATCACTTCCTTTCTCCTGGGGACGGTCATCGGTGTGATCGGGTTCCGTGGCGTCAGGGCTTTGCGTCGAGAACGTGCCTGA
- a CDS encoding metallophosphoesterase, translating into MAVAGLALTAVVVLALLVGVHRYLWRRFVGDTTAEGSALRRAGTVAAYLLPLLSVGALVSGRTGAPFWLQRVLAWPGYLWLAALLYLTLALLVGELVRPILRRVLARRAPGPDGAYRPSAAEVPESAAVATAAGSEPSAVPAAGSESSAVPAADTLVAVAAAPDHRPAAPTRRLFVARAVGGAAAVAGLGTVGYGTYGVLRGPRIKRITVPLAKLPRSAHGFRIALVSDIHLGPILGSAHTRRIVDTINRTQPDLVAVVGDLVDGTVADLGPAAEPLARLSAPHGSFFVTGNHEYYSGAAQWVDHVRELGLHPLENARVEIAGFDLAGVNDVAGESEGQGPDFHRALGDRDRSRAAVLLAHQPVVIDDAVAHGVDLQLSGHTHGGQLWPGNLVAELANPTVAGLDRYGDTQLYVSRGAGAWGPPVRVGAPSDITVVELASRQA; encoded by the coding sequence ATGGCAGTGGCCGGTCTCGCGCTGACGGCGGTCGTGGTGCTCGCGCTGCTCGTCGGCGTGCACCGCTATCTATGGCGCCGCTTCGTCGGCGACACGACCGCCGAGGGCAGTGCCCTGCGCCGAGCCGGCACGGTGGCCGCGTACCTCCTGCCGCTGCTGAGCGTCGGCGCCCTGGTCTCCGGCCGTACGGGCGCGCCCTTCTGGCTCCAGCGGGTGCTGGCCTGGCCGGGCTATCTGTGGCTGGCCGCGCTGCTGTACCTGACACTGGCTCTGCTGGTGGGTGAGCTGGTACGGCCGATTCTGCGCCGGGTTCTCGCGAGGCGCGCACCTGGGCCGGACGGGGCGTATCGACCTTCCGCGGCGGAAGTGCCCGAGTCGGCGGCCGTGGCCACGGCCGCCGGCAGTGAACCCTCCGCCGTTCCCGCCGCCGGCAGTGAGTCCTCCGCCGTTCCCGCCGCCGACACCCTCGTCGCAGTCGCCGCCGCCCCGGACCACCGCCCCGCCGCGCCCACGCGCCGGCTGTTCGTCGCGCGGGCCGTCGGGGGCGCCGCCGCCGTCGCCGGACTCGGCACGGTCGGCTACGGCACGTACGGCGTACTGCGCGGACCGCGGATCAAGCGGATCACCGTGCCGCTCGCCAAGCTGCCCCGCTCCGCGCACGGCTTCCGGATCGCCCTCGTCAGCGACATCCATCTCGGCCCGATCCTCGGCAGCGCCCACACCCGGCGGATCGTCGACACGATCAACCGGACCCAGCCGGACCTGGTCGCCGTCGTGGGAGATCTCGTCGACGGAACCGTCGCCGACCTCGGCCCGGCCGCGGAGCCGCTCGCGCGGTTGAGTGCCCCCCACGGCAGCTTCTTCGTCACCGGTAATCACGAGTATTACTCCGGTGCTGCCCAATGGGTTGATCACGTAAGGGAATTGGGTCTCCATCCCTTGGAGAATGCCCGGGTCGAGATCGCCGGATTCGATCTCGCGGGCGTCAATGACGTCGCCGGGGAGAGCGAGGGGCAGGGGCCCGACTTCCACCGCGCGCTCGGCGACCGGGACCGTTCCCGCGCCGCCGTCCTCCTCGCCCACCAGCCCGTTGTCATCGACGACGCCGTCGCCCACGGCGTCGACCTCCAGCTCTCCGGCCATACCCACGGAGGCCAGCTCTGGCCGGGCAACTTGGTGGCCGAGTTGGCCAATCCCACGGTCGCCGGCCTCGACCGCTACGGCGACACCCAGCTCTACGTCTCGCGCGGCGCGGGCGCTTGGGGCCCGCCGGTACGGGTCGGCGCACCCTCCGACATCACCGTCGTGGAACTCGCCTCCCGGCAGGCCTGA
- a CDS encoding ABC transporter substrate-binding protein, which translates to MRSIRIRILAILAVLVIAGVGAWQLLPSGEVNKNPIAVGTTDVVTSLDPAGAYDAGSWAMYGNVYQSLLTFKSGATVPELDAAESCGFIGLKLQTYQCKLRDDLSFSNGRKITAADVKYSIERMVRIKTDVGPWVLFPSLKNVVADGRTITFNLSKRDATFPQKLATGAGSIVDRESYPADKLRSGNSVDGSGPYILKSYRPGDLAEFVPNSRYKGALTKTGAPVTVRYYKESDELLAAWKSKQIDVAHRQLPPATTVELNPGDPDLRVTEADSAEIRNLVFNVRAGTPFADKKVRQAIASIIDRGPLVTDIYKGTVEPLYSLIPQGYIGHSTPFFDAYPAPDLARAKQLMQEAGVQTPLHFTFGYRGGDETYVKETAELRRQMEATGLFKVSVKAVEWTKFQKEYAAGKFDAYTVGWLPDYPDPDTFSQPLVGRDGSLHNGYSSKKIDALIGATLQYSDRSRTSADYKELQAIVGEDVPLVPLWQKKDYVVSTTDVSGSQYLSDGTGIWRLWELKRL; encoded by the coding sequence ATGCGGTCGATCCGAATACGGATTCTCGCGATTCTCGCGGTTTTGGTCATCGCAGGCGTCGGCGCCTGGCAACTGCTCCCCTCGGGCGAGGTGAACAAGAACCCGATCGCCGTCGGCACGACGGACGTAGTCACCTCGCTGGACCCGGCGGGTGCGTACGACGCCGGTTCCTGGGCGATGTACGGCAATGTGTACCAGTCCCTCCTGACGTTCAAGTCCGGGGCGACCGTCCCCGAGCTCGACGCCGCCGAGAGCTGCGGGTTCATCGGGCTGAAGCTCCAGACGTACCAGTGCAAGCTGCGTGACGACCTGTCCTTCTCCAACGGCCGGAAGATCACCGCCGCCGATGTCAAGTACTCCATCGAGCGCATGGTCAGGATCAAGACGGATGTCGGTCCGTGGGTGCTGTTCCCGAGCCTCAAGAACGTGGTGGCCGACGGCCGGACCATCACCTTCAACCTGTCCAAGCGTGACGCGACCTTCCCGCAGAAGCTCGCCACGGGAGCCGGTTCGATCGTCGACCGTGAGTCGTACCCGGCGGACAAGCTCCGGTCCGGGAACAGCGTCGACGGCTCGGGGCCGTACATCCTGAAGTCGTACCGGCCCGGCGACCTCGCCGAGTTCGTCCCCAACTCCCGGTACAAGGGTGCGCTGACGAAGACCGGAGCCCCGGTCACCGTGCGCTACTACAAGGAGTCGGACGAGCTCCTGGCGGCCTGGAAGTCCAAGCAGATCGATGTAGCGCACCGTCAGCTTCCGCCGGCCACAACCGTCGAGCTGAACCCGGGCGATCCCGACCTGCGCGTCACCGAGGCGGACAGTGCCGAGATCCGCAACCTCGTCTTCAACGTCCGCGCCGGCACCCCGTTCGCCGACAAGAAGGTCCGGCAGGCCATCGCCTCGATCATCGACCGCGGACCGCTGGTGACCGACATCTACAAGGGCACGGTCGAACCGCTCTACTCGCTGATCCCGCAGGGCTACATCGGGCACAGCACACCGTTCTTCGACGCCTACCCCGCGCCCGACCTCGCGCGCGCCAAACAGCTGATGCAGGAGGCCGGTGTCCAGACGCCGCTGCACTTCACCTTCGGATACCGCGGCGGCGACGAGACGTACGTGAAGGAGACCGCGGAGCTGCGCCGCCAAATGGAGGCGACCGGACTGTTCAAGGTCTCGGTCAAGGCCGTCGAGTGGACGAAGTTCCAGAAGGAGTACGCGGCCGGCAAGTTCGACGCGTACACCGTCGGCTGGCTCCCCGACTACCCGGACCCCGATACCTTCAGCCAGCCGCTGGTCGGCCGCGACGGCAGCCTCCACAACGGCTACTCCAGCAAGAAGATCGACGCCCTGATCGGCGCCACGCTGCAGTACAGCGACCGCAGCCGTACCTCGGCGGACTACAAGGAGCTCCAGGCGATCGTCGGCGAGGACGTGCCGCTGGTGCCGCTGTGGCAGAAGAAGGACTACGTCGTCAGCACGACCGACGTCTCCGGTTCGCAGTACCTCTCGGACGGCACCGGCATCTGGCGGCTGTGGGAGCTGAAGCGGCTCTGA
- a CDS encoding TetR/AcrR family transcriptional regulator, translated as MVKEAKDVKEVKAPKSEQTRTLILETALRLFQERGYDKTTMRAIAQEAGVSVGNAYYYFTNKEHLVQGFYDRLAAEHEAAVQPVLDGDKDLAVRMRGVLLTWLDVAEPYHRFAAQFFKNAADPESPLSPFSAESVAAREAAISIHRRCLAGSDTRTDPELAELLPQLMWLIQMGLVLFWVYDRTEHTERSRRLVERAAPIAARAIALSRFRVLRPLVRQIHEVLEEFLPGVAKRPAREAPDPTAPDPTGA; from the coding sequence GTGGTGAAGGAAGCGAAGGACGTGAAGGAAGTCAAGGCTCCCAAGAGCGAGCAGACCCGCACACTCATCCTCGAAACCGCGCTCCGGCTCTTCCAGGAACGCGGCTACGACAAGACGACGATGCGGGCGATCGCCCAGGAGGCCGGTGTCTCCGTCGGGAACGCCTACTACTACTTCACGAACAAGGAACACCTCGTCCAGGGCTTCTACGACCGGCTCGCCGCCGAACACGAAGCGGCGGTGCAGCCGGTCCTGGACGGCGACAAGGACCTCGCGGTGCGGATGCGCGGGGTCCTGCTCACGTGGCTGGACGTGGCAGAGCCGTACCACCGCTTCGCCGCCCAGTTCTTCAAGAACGCCGCCGACCCGGAGAGCCCGCTCAGCCCGTTCTCGGCGGAATCGGTCGCGGCCCGCGAGGCGGCGATCTCCATCCACCGGCGGTGCCTGGCCGGCTCCGACACCAGGACCGATCCCGAACTGGCCGAGCTGCTGCCGCAGTTGATGTGGCTGATACAGATGGGCCTGGTGCTGTTCTGGGTGTACGACCGGACCGAGCACACCGAACGCAGCCGACGCCTGGTCGAGCGTGCCGCCCCGATCGCAGCCCGCGCCATCGCGCTCTCCCGGTTCCGGGTGCTGCGGCCGCTGGTGCGGCAGATTCACGAGGTGCTGGAGGAGTTCCTGCCCGGCGTCGCGAAGCGTCCGGCCCGAGAGGCGCCGGACCCGACGGCCCCTGACCCGACGGGCGCCTGA
- a CDS encoding thiol-disulfide oxidoreductase DCC family protein: MTTGTGGRRLSVERLTVLYDAQCSLCVHLRQWLLKQRQLVPLDLVPAASEEARRRFPGLDHTGTLEEITVIGDGGQIYRGTDAWIVCLWALAEHRPRSHWLTTPAGRPFARATVLAAAKYRSLTAAPCGDGSGDGACAVPGSGD, from the coding sequence ATGACGACCGGAACCGGCGGCCGGCGGCTGTCCGTCGAACGGCTCACGGTGCTGTACGACGCGCAGTGCTCGCTCTGCGTCCACCTGCGCCAGTGGCTGCTGAAGCAGCGTCAGCTCGTCCCGCTCGACCTCGTCCCGGCCGCCTCCGAGGAGGCGCGCCGCCGCTTCCCCGGGCTCGACCACACCGGGACGCTGGAGGAGATCACGGTGATCGGCGACGGGGGGCAGATCTACCGCGGGACCGACGCGTGGATCGTCTGCCTCTGGGCACTGGCCGAACACCGGCCCAGGTCCCACTGGCTGACCACCCCGGCGGGCCGCCCGTTCGCCCGGGCGACCGTGCTCGCCGCCGCGAAGTACCGCTCGCTGACCGCGGCGCCGTGCGGTGACGGCTCCGGGGACGGCGCCTGCGCAGTCCCGGGATCCGGCGACTGA
- a CDS encoding MFS transporter codes for MPHPLRTRAFRLLFIGRSLSLLGDAAIPTALSLAVYLTTGSTAALALVLGCAMVPKLLLLPLGGVAGDRFNARTVALTTDLVRCVTQLFVGAELLGGSPALWQIAVAEAIGGAAGAFAMPTVSPLIRGTVAEPGLLRANSLMAVVNSATRLGGPTLAGALILTAGPGWAFVLDGASFAVSAALLAAMKVRHVPIPRRSVLTDLKEGWGEVRGRDWYWTSLIAHAVWNGAAAILMTVGPALFVHELGGKGAWVALLQTGAVGLLLGSLLAGRARPRRPVLIANLGLATYALPLGLLAAHAPVAVTIAAYGIAQAGLGFLNPVWETAVQSAVPAHALARVTSYDWLLSLGAMPLGYALAPLAASAWGAEVPLAVAAVAVGAACLATAAVRGVRHFGAPGKQTERAAEVPA; via the coding sequence ATGCCGCATCCCTTGCGCACGCGCGCCTTCCGCCTGCTCTTCATCGGACGCTCCCTCTCCCTCCTCGGCGACGCCGCCATCCCCACCGCCCTCTCCCTGGCCGTCTACCTGACCACCGGCTCCACCGCAGCACTCGCCCTGGTCCTGGGCTGCGCGATGGTCCCCAAGCTGCTCCTGCTGCCGCTGGGCGGTGTCGCGGGCGACCGCTTCAACGCCCGTACGGTCGCGCTCACCACGGACCTCGTACGGTGCGTCACCCAACTCTTCGTCGGCGCGGAGCTGCTCGGCGGCTCCCCCGCGCTCTGGCAGATCGCGGTCGCCGAGGCGATCGGCGGCGCCGCCGGGGCGTTCGCGATGCCGACCGTCTCCCCGCTGATCCGCGGCACGGTGGCGGAGCCGGGGCTGCTGCGCGCCAACTCGCTGATGGCGGTGGTGAACAGCGCGACCCGGCTCGGCGGCCCGACCCTCGCCGGAGCCCTGATCCTCACGGCGGGGCCGGGCTGGGCCTTCGTGCTGGACGGCGCGAGCTTCGCGGTCAGCGCGGCGCTGCTGGCCGCCATGAAGGTCCGTCACGTACCCATCCCCCGGCGCTCCGTGCTCACCGACCTCAAGGAGGGCTGGGGCGAGGTCAGGGGCCGCGACTGGTACTGGACGAGCCTGATCGCCCACGCCGTGTGGAACGGCGCGGCGGCCATCCTGATGACCGTGGGCCCGGCGCTCTTCGTCCACGAGCTGGGCGGCAAGGGCGCCTGGGTCGCCCTCCTCCAGACCGGCGCGGTCGGCCTGCTCCTCGGCTCCCTCCTGGCCGGCCGGGCCCGCCCCCGCCGCCCGGTCCTGATCGCCAACCTGGGCCTCGCCACGTACGCCCTCCCGCTCGGCCTCCTCGCCGCCCACGCGCCCGTCGCCGTGACCATCGCCGCGTACGGCATCGCCCAGGCCGGCCTCGGCTTCCTCAACCCGGTCTGGGAGACCGCGGTCCAGTCCGCCGTACCCGCGCACGCGCTCGCCCGCGTGACCTCGTACGACTGGCTGCTCTCCCTCGGCGCGATGCCGCTCGGCTACGCCCTGGCCCCGCTCGCCGCCTCGGCCTGGGGCGCCGAAGTCCCCCTGGCCGTAGCCGCGGTGGCGGTCGGCGCGGCCTGCCTGGCGACGGCGGCGGTGCGCGGCGTACGGCACTTCGGCGCACCCGGCAAGCAGACGGAACGGGCCGCCGAGGTACCGGCTTGA
- a CDS encoding MarR family winged helix-turn-helix transcriptional regulator, with amino-acid sequence MERRDWTDGHVERWKPVLPHLDPDIEGAVTRMKKLSVHLRRVREQSLADFELDRQEFETLHKLAGRGGKAAPSELAADLDLAPASVTGRLDALERRGFVRRTPSTADRRRVDVELTDEGRSTWLGAMDVLGHEEYRLLGVLDKDERTLLNDMLRRIMVVAEDRGGAEWD; translated from the coding sequence ATGGAGCGACGCGACTGGACCGACGGACATGTGGAGCGCTGGAAGCCCGTTCTTCCCCACCTCGATCCCGATATCGAGGGCGCGGTGACCCGGATGAAGAAACTCTCCGTCCATCTGCGCCGGGTACGCGAACAGTCCCTGGCCGACTTCGAGCTGGACCGCCAGGAGTTCGAGACACTCCACAAGCTGGCCGGACGCGGCGGGAAGGCGGCCCCCTCCGAACTCGCCGCCGACCTCGACCTCGCGCCCGCCTCCGTCACCGGCCGGCTCGACGCGCTCGAACGGCGCGGTTTCGTCCGCCGTACGCCCTCCACCGCCGACCGCCGCCGGGTCGATGTGGAACTCACCGACGAGGGCCGCTCGACCTGGCTGGGCGCGATGGACGTCCTCGGCCACGAGGAGTACCGGCTGCTCGGCGTCCTCGACAAGGACGAACGCACGCTGCTCAACGACATGCTGCGGCGCATCATGGTGGTCGCCGAGGACCGGGGCGGCGCCGAGTGGGACTGA
- a CDS encoding succinate dehydrogenase iron-sulfur subunit, translated as MATPTMEKAGQAEAGFADSPYITATFRIRRFNPEVSDEVQWQDFQVSIDPKERVLDALHKIKWELDGTLTFRRSCAHGICGSDAMRINGKNRLACKTLIKDLSPEKPITVEAIKGLTVLKDLVVDMDPFFQAYRDVMPFLITKGNEPTRERLQSAEDRERFDDTTKCILCAACTSSCPVFWNDGQYFGPAAIVNAHRFIFDSRDEGGEQRLEILNDRDGVWRCRTTFNCTDACPRGIEVTKAIQEVKRALITRRF; from the coding sequence ATGGCTACCCCGACGATGGAAAAGGCCGGCCAGGCCGAGGCGGGCTTCGCCGACTCCCCGTACATCACGGCCACCTTCCGGATCCGCCGGTTCAACCCCGAGGTCTCCGACGAGGTCCAGTGGCAGGACTTCCAGGTCTCGATCGACCCGAAGGAGCGTGTTCTCGACGCCCTTCACAAGATCAAGTGGGAGCTGGACGGCACCCTGACCTTCCGGCGCTCCTGCGCGCACGGCATCTGCGGCTCCGATGCGATGCGGATCAACGGCAAGAACAGGCTCGCCTGCAAGACGCTGATCAAGGACCTGAGCCCGGAGAAGCCGATCACGGTCGAGGCCATCAAGGGCCTCACGGTCCTCAAGGACCTCGTGGTCGACATGGACCCGTTCTTCCAGGCCTACCGCGATGTCATGCCCTTCCTCATCACCAAGGGGAACGAGCCGACCCGTGAGCGTCTGCAGTCCGCCGAGGACCGCGAGCGCTTCGACGACACCACCAAGTGCATCCTGTGCGCCGCGTGCACGTCCTCGTGCCCGGTGTTCTGGAACGACGGCCAGTACTTCGGCCCGGCGGCGATCGTCAACGCGCACCGCTTCATCTTCGACTCGCGCGACGAGGGCGGCGAGCAGCGTCTGGAGATCCTCAACGACCGTGACGGCGTGTGGCGTTGCCGCACCACCTTCAACTGCACGGACGCCTGCCCGCGTGGCATCGAGGTCACCAAGGCGATCCAGGAGGTCAAGCGGGCGCTGATCACGCGCCGCTTCTGA
- the sdhA gene encoding succinate dehydrogenase flavoprotein subunit: MQIHKYDTVIVGAGGAGMRAAIESTKRSRTAVLTKLYPTRSHTGAAQGGMAAALANVEEDNWEWHTFDTIKGGDYLVDQDAAEILAKEAIDAVLDLEKMGLPFNRTPEGRIDQRRFGGHTRSHGEAPVRRSCYASDRTGHMILQTLYQNCVKEGVEFFNEFYVLDLLLQDVDGVKKSAGVVAYELATGEIHVFQAKAIIFASGGTGKFFKVTSNAHTLTGDGQAAAWRRGLPLEDMEFFQFHPTGIWRMGILLTEGARGEGGILRNKDGERFMEKYAPVMKDLASRDVVSRSIYTEIREGRGCGPEGDHVYLDLTHLPPEQLDAKLPDITEFARTYLGIEPYTDPIPIQPTAHYAMGGIPTNVEGEVLADNTTVVPGLYAAGEVACVSVHGANRLGTNSLLDINVFGRRSGIGAAEYSAKNDFVELPENPAQMVEEQVERLRNSTGTERVATIRLELQECMDANVMVFRTEQTIKTAVDKIAELRRRYLDVSIQDKGKRFNTDLLEAIELGNLLDLAEVMATSALARKESRGGHYREDYPNRDDVNFMRHTMAYREVAADGTESIRLDYKPVVQTRYQPMERKY; the protein is encoded by the coding sequence ATGCAGATCCACAAGTACGACACCGTCATCGTCGGCGCCGGCGGCGCCGGTATGCGCGCGGCCATCGAGTCCACGAAGCGCAGCCGTACCGCCGTGCTCACGAAGCTCTACCCCACCCGCTCCCACACGGGCGCCGCGCAGGGCGGCATGGCCGCCGCGCTCGCCAACGTGGAGGAGGACAACTGGGAGTGGCACACCTTCGACACGATCAAGGGCGGCGACTACCTGGTCGACCAGGACGCCGCCGAGATCCTGGCGAAGGAGGCCATCGACGCCGTCCTCGACCTGGAGAAGATGGGCCTGCCGTTCAACCGCACGCCCGAGGGCCGTATCGACCAGCGCCGCTTCGGTGGTCACACCCGTAGCCACGGCGAGGCCCCGGTCCGCCGGTCCTGCTACGCCTCGGACCGCACCGGCCACATGATCCTCCAGACGCTGTACCAGAACTGCGTCAAGGAGGGTGTGGAGTTCTTCAACGAGTTCTACGTCCTGGACCTCCTGCTCCAGGACGTCGACGGCGTCAAGAAGTCCGCCGGCGTCGTCGCGTACGAGCTGGCGACCGGCGAGATCCACGTCTTCCAGGCGAAGGCGATCATCTTCGCCTCCGGCGGCACCGGCAAGTTCTTCAAGGTGACGTCGAACGCGCACACCCTGACCGGTGACGGCCAGGCCGCCGCCTGGCGCCGCGGCCTGCCGCTGGAGGACATGGAGTTCTTCCAGTTCCACCCGACGGGCATCTGGCGCATGGGCATCCTGCTGACGGAGGGCGCCCGCGGTGAGGGCGGCATCCTCCGCAACAAGGACGGCGAGCGCTTCATGGAGAAGTACGCGCCCGTCATGAAGGACCTCGCGTCCCGTGACGTCGTGTCCCGCTCCATCTACACGGAGATCCGTGAGGGCCGCGGCTGCGGTCCCGAGGGCGACCACGTCTACCTCGACCTCACGCACCTGCCGCCGGAGCAGCTCGACGCCAAGCTCCCGGACATCACCGAGTTCGCGCGTACGTACCTCGGCATCGAGCCCTACACGGACCCGATCCCGATCCAGCCGACCGCGCACTACGCCATGGGCGGCATCCCGACCAACGTCGAGGGCGAGGTGCTGGCCGACAACACCACCGTCGTCCCGGGCCTGTACGCCGCCGGTGAAGTCGCGTGCGTCTCCGTGCACGGCGCCAACCGGCTGGGCACGAACTCGCTGCTCGACATCAACGTCTTCGGACGCCGCTCGGGCATCGGTGCCGCCGAGTACTCCGCGAAGAACGACTTCGTCGAGCTTCCCGAGAACCCGGCGCAGATGGTCGAGGAGCAGGTCGAACGGCTGCGCAACTCGACGGGCACCGAGCGGGTCGCCACGATCCGTCTGGAGCTGCAGGAGTGCATGGACGCCAATGTGATGGTGTTCCGTACCGAGCAGACCATCAAGACGGCCGTCGACAAGATCGCCGAGCTGCGCAGGCGCTACCTCGACGTGTCCATCCAGGACAAGGGCAAGCGGTTCAACACGGACCTCCTGGAGGCCATCGAGCTGGGCAACCTGCTCGACCTGGCCGAGGTCATGGCGACCTCCGCGCTGGCCCGCAAGGAGTCCCGCGGCGGTCACTACCGCGAGGACTACCCGAACCGCGACGACGTCAACTTCATGCGCCACACCATGGCGTACCGCGAGGTCGCGGCCGACGGCACCGAGTCGATCCGGCTCGACTACAAGCCGGTCGTCCAGACCCGCTACCAGCCGATGGAGCGTAAGTACTGA
- a CDS encoding succinate dehydrogenase hydrophobic membrane anchor subunit: protein MSTESSAAIGSVEGVTLFDVENPAPVIEPPRTRTGKTPKGSRTNFEMYAWLFMRLSGIVLVVLVLGHLLIQLVLDGGVSKIGFAFVAGRWASPFWQLWDLAMLWLAMLHGANGLRTVINDYAERDNTRFWLKMLLYTATVFTVLLGTLVIFTFDPNIR, encoded by the coding sequence ATGTCCACCGAGTCCTCCGCCGCGATCGGCTCCGTCGAGGGCGTCACCCTCTTCGACGTCGAGAACCCGGCCCCGGTCATCGAGCCGCCGCGCACGCGGACCGGCAAGACACCCAAGGGTTCGCGCACCAATTTCGAGATGTACGCCTGGCTCTTCATGCGCCTGTCGGGCATCGTCCTGGTCGTCCTGGTCCTGGGCCACCTGCTGATCCAGCTCGTGCTGGACGGCGGCGTCTCCAAGATCGGCTTCGCCTTCGTGGCGGGCCGCTGGGCCTCGCCGTTCTGGCAGCTCTGGGACCTGGCGATGCTGTGGCTGGCCATGCTGCACGGCGCCAACGGCCTCCGTACGGTCATCAACGACTACGCCGAACGGGACAACACCCGCTTCTGGCTGAAGATGCTGCTGTACACCGCCACGGTGTTCACCGTCCTGCTGGGCACGCTGGTGATCTTCACCTTCGACCCGAACATCCGCTAG